A region of the Methylobacterium nodulans ORS 2060 genome:
CTACCTGGTCGGGGAGGCGTTCAGCCTCGCCGACATCGCGGTCGGGACCGGCTTCGTGAACCTGCGCAGCGCGGGCGAGGCCGTCGATGCCGACCGCTTCCCGAAGCTCGCCGCCTGGGTGGCCGCGACCCTCGAGCGGGCCTCGTTCAAGGCCGCGATCGCGGCCCGGAAGGGCTGATCCCAACGGCCCAGGCTGCTGGCGCAGCGGGCCGTTGACCCATCTCGAATTTTCGACACCAAGCCTTTGGCTTGGCGAAAATCCGAGAACGGAACCACCGGTCATTGGAAATGCCCGTTGGTATGAGGGGCGCCCGTCACCGTGCCCGGGCGCTGCGGCGGTAGAAGCCGTCGACCTGCGCCTGGGCCTCGGCCCGGTCGCGCTCGCTCGCGGCGGCCATCGCCTGTTCCTGCAGGCTGATGATCCACTGGTCCTTCGGCCCCTCCGCGGCGTCGCGGGCGAGGGTCAGCCAGGCGAGGCCCCGGGCGGGCTGGGTCGGCACGCCCTGCCCGTTGATCAGCATCTGGCCGAGCAGCGCCTGCGCGGCCGGATGGCCCTTCTCGGCCGCGAGATTGAACCAGCGGGCCGCCTGCCTTGTGTCCTGGGCAACGCCCGTGCCGTCGAGGTAGAGGCGGGCGAGATTGTACTGCGCGTTCGGGTCCCCGAAATAGGAGGCCGCGTAGTTGAACATCTCGTAGGCGCGCTCGACGTTCGGCCGGACGTAGGAGCCCTTGATACCGTCCAGGAAGTAGCGGCCGAGCGCCGTGAAGGCACTCGCCACCACGGTGGCGTTGGCGGAATCCGGCCCCTCGTCGGCATTCTCGTCGGCGATCTTCGAGAAGAACTCGAAGGCCTTGAGATCGTCGTGGGGAACGCCGTCGCCCTCGGCATACATGCGGCCGAGCTTCCACAGCGCCAGCGCATGCCCCTGCCCTGCCGCGTATTCGAGGGCGCGTGCCGCGCCCTCCTTGTCGCCCGCATTGTAGTCGCGCACGCCCGAGCGCACCGCCTCGCGGGCGTTGCGGTAGCCGCCCGCCGGCACGGGGGTGCGCACCGCGGCGTCGAGCGCCGCGGCCGGCCCGCCGCCGAGGACGGCGCCGAGGAGCGCGGCGCCGGCCAGCACCGCGCCGAGACGTCTCCGACCGCCGGACGACACGCCGCGCATGCGGCCGTCCTCAGATGTCCGCATAGGTGAGCGTCTCCTGGGCTCCGCCCGGATGCGTCACGGCGCCGGTCACCGCCGGGCCGACGGTCTGCGCGTATTTCCAGAGATAGCCGGAGGTCGCCTCGTTCGCGCGCGGGGTCCAGGCCTTGCGGCGCTCGGCCAGTTCCTCGTCGGAGAGATCGACCGAGAGGATGCCCTGGATCGCGTCGAGCCGGATGATGTCCCCGTCCTTGAGAAGGCCGATCGGGCCGCCGATTGCGGCCTCGGGCCCGACATGGCCGACGCAGAAGCCGCGGGTCGCGCCCGAGAAGCGGCCGTCCGTGATGAGCGCGACCTTGTCGCCCATGCCCTGGCCGTAGAGGGCGGCGGTGGTCGCCAGCATCTCGCGCATGCCGGGGCCGCCCTTCGGGCCCTCGTAGCGGATGACGAGGACGTCGCCCTCCTTGTACTGGCGGTTCTGCACCGCCTCGAAACAGGCTTCCTCGTTGTCGAAGACGCGGGCCGGGCCGGCGAATACTTGGCGGTCGGCCGGCATGCCGGCGACCTTCACGATCGCGCCCTCGGGGGCGAGGTTGCCCTTGAGGCCGACCACGCCACCGGTCGGGGTGATCGGGGTGTCGGCCGGCCGCACGACGTCCTGGTCCGGGTTCCAGGCCACCTTGGCGAGGTTCTCGGCGATGGTGCGGCCGGTCACGGTGATGCAGTCGCCGTGCAGGAAGCCGTGGTCCAGCAGGGTCTTCATCAGGAGCGGGATGCCGCCGGCCTCGAACAGGTCCTTGGCGACGTAGCGCCCGCCCGGCTTGAGGTCGGCGATGTAGGGCGTGCGCCGGAAGATCTCGGCGACGTCGAACAGGTCGAAGACGATGCCCGCCTCGTGGGCGATGGCCGGCAGGTGCAGCGCCGCATTGGTCGAGCCGCCGGAGGCGGCGACCACCGTGGCGGCGTTCTCCAGCGCCTTGCGGGTGATGATGTCGCGCGGGCGGATGTTCTTGGCGAGGAGATCCATCAC
Encoded here:
- a CDS encoding tetratricopeptide repeat protein — its product is MRTSEDGRMRGVSSGGRRRLGAVLAGAALLGAVLGGGPAAALDAAVRTPVPAGGYRNAREAVRSGVRDYNAGDKEGAARALEYAAGQGHALALWKLGRMYAEGDGVPHDDLKAFEFFSKIADENADEGPDSANATVVASAFTALGRYFLDGIKGSYVRPNVERAYEMFNYAASYFGDPNAQYNLARLYLDGTGVAQDTRQAARWFNLAAEKGHPAAQALLGQMLINGQGVPTQPARGLAWLTLARDAAEGPKDQWIISLQEQAMAAASERDRAEAQAQVDGFYRRSARAR
- the ilvD gene encoding dihydroxy-acid dehydratase is translated as MDARHTIDKSKLPSRYVTEGPARAPHRSYLYAMGLTREQIHQPLVGVASCWNEAAPCNIALMRQAQAVKKGVAAAAGTPREFCTITVTDGIAMGHRGMRASLPSREVIADSVELTMRGHAYDALVGLAGCDKSLPGMMMAMVRLNVPSIFIYGGSILPGSFRGRPVTVQDLFEAVGKHSVGQMSDEDLDELEQVACPSAGACGAQFTANTMATVSEAIGLALPYSAGAPAPYEIRDKFCAAAGEMVMDLLAKNIRPRDIITRKALENAATVVAASGGSTNAALHLPAIAHEAGIVFDLFDVAEIFRRTPYIADLKPGGRYVAKDLFEAGGIPLLMKTLLDHGFLHGDCITVTGRTIAENLAKVAWNPDQDVVRPADTPITPTGGVVGLKGNLAPEGAIVKVAGMPADRQVFAGPARVFDNEEACFEAVQNRQYKEGDVLVIRYEGPKGGPGMREMLATTAALYGQGMGDKVALITDGRFSGATRGFCVGHVGPEAAIGGPIGLLKDGDIIRLDAIQGILSVDLSDEELAERRKAWTPRANEATSGYLWKYAQTVGPAVTGAVTHPGGAQETLTYADI